Proteins encoded together in one Pogoniulus pusillus isolate bPogPus1 chromosome 18, bPogPus1.pri, whole genome shotgun sequence window:
- the TMEM151B gene encoding transmembrane protein 151B: MSPPASAAAASEGGSSTPVPPEEEAEGAREEQRPVKQSLSKSLCRESHWKCLLLSLLMYGCMGAMTWCHVTKVTRLTFDSAYKGKSMMYHDSPCSNGYVYIPLAFLVMLYVVYLVECWHCYTRNELQYKVDVESVHERVQRMQQATPCIWWKAISYHYVRRTRQVTRYRNGDAYTTTQVYHERVNTHVAEAEFDYSNCGVKDISKDLIDLESYPATRLRFTKCFSFANVESENSYLTQRARFFTENEGLDDYMEAREGMHLKNVDFKEYMVAFSDPDNLPWYVSHYVFWVAALLTLSWPLRVLNEYRTSYVHYHVEKLFGFDYVAVTPAEERTFCRRMPRVNTVDSTELEWHIRSNQQLVPSYSEAVLMDLVGMSGCTSYSACRYGGYRQNCERCHRTISSSSIFSRSALSICNGSPRIPFSSSRFSLGRLYGSRRSCLWQSRSGSLNDQSCPTEQTRLSSQVTVEEEDPPPYQDALYFPILIVHRNEGCLNHDHRHLHRNGSCVETSL, encoded by the exons atgTCCCCCCCGGCCTCGGCGGCCGCCGCCAGcgaaggaggcagcagcacgCCGGTGCCTCcggaggaggaggcggagggGGCCCGAGAGGAG CAGCGGCCGGTGAAGCAGTCTCTCAGCAAGTCCCTGTGCCGAGAGTCACACTGGAAATGCCTGTTGCTGTCCCTCCTCATGTATGGCTGCATGGGAGCCATGACCTGGTGCCATGTCACCAAGGTGACCCGGCTGACCTTTGACAGTGCTTACAAGGGCAAGTCCATGATGTACCACGACAGTCCCTGTTCCAACGGCTACGTCTACATCCCCTTAGCCTTCCTGGTGATGCTGTATGTGGTGTACTTGGTGGAGTGCTGGCACTGCTACACCCGCAATGAGCTGCAGTACAAAGTGGACGTGGAGAGCGTGCACGAGCGTGTGCAGCGGATGCAACAAGCAACTCCCTGCATCTGGTGGAAGGCCATCAGCTACCACTATGTCCGCAGGACCCGGCAGGTTACTCGCTACCGCAACGGGGATGCCTACACCACCACACAAGTATATCATGAGCGGGTCAACACCCACGTGGCAGAGGCTGAGTTTGATTATTCCAACTGTGGAGTTAAAGACATCTCCAAGGACCTGATTGACTTGGAGAGCTACCCAGCCACACGGCTCCGCTTCACCAAGTGTTTTAGCTTTGCCAATGTGGAGTCAGAGAACTCTTACCTGACCCAGCGGGCCCGCTTCTTCACGGAGAACGAGGGCCTGGATGACTACATggaggccagggaggggatgcaTCTCAAAAACGTAGACTTCAAGGAATACATGGTGGCCTTTTCCGACCCAGACAACCTGCCTTGGTATGTATCTCACTATGTCTTCtgggtggcagctctgctgaccCTATCCTGGCCACTGCGGGTGCTAAATGAATACCGCACCTCCTATGTCCATTACCACGTGGAGAAACTCTTTGGGTTTGACTACGTGGCAGTGACGCCAGCGGAGGAGCGCACCTTCTGCCGGAGGATGCCCCGCGTCAACACGGTGGACAGCACTGAGCTGGAGTGGCACATCCGATCTAACCAGCAGCTGGTGCCCAGCTACTCAGAAGCAGTCCTGATGGACTTGGTGGGTATGTCTGGCTGTACCAGCTACTCTGCTTGCCGGTACGGGGGCTATCGGCAGAACTGTGAGCGGTGCCACAGGACTATAAGCAGTTCTTCCATCTTCTCCCGCAGTGCCCTGAGCATTTGCAATGGCAGCCCCAGGATCCCGTTTAGCAGCAGCCGCTTCTCCCTGGGCCGCTTGTATGGTTCTCGACGCAGCTGCCTCTGGCAGAGCCGAAGCGGGAGCCTAAACGATCAGAGCTGCCCTACCGAGCAGACCCGCCTGTCCAGCCAGGTGActgtggaggaggaagaccccCCTCCTTACCAGGATGCCCTCTACTTCCCCATCCTCATCGTGCACCGCAACGAAGGCTGCCTGAACCATGACCACCGTCACCTCCACCGCAATGGGTCCTGTGTGGAGACCTCACTGTGA